The following proteins come from a genomic window of Thermomicrobiales bacterium:
- the mutM gene encoding bifunctional DNA-formamidopyrimidine glycosylase/DNA-(apurinic or apyrimidinic site) lyase, whose protein sequence is MPELPEVETARRIVERELVGRRITAVELRLPKLFRDTEIPDPQVMLGHRVVGARRRAKVLTIDLDGDLSLMVHFKLAGQLAIIRPDGRRAIAGHPVPKPDGDYPHKATHFDLRFDDGTIAWFSDIRQFGWYRLMPSDHVANAIEAFSFGPEGTGESSITTEQLYAALQRRSIPIKQAILDQSVVAGVGNIYADEALFRARIHPQQPANSLSKQAVDRLREAIGWALEMGIAQGGAKIIHQRAYPVDGFPAVHGREGEPCVGCGGTVKKITVATRGTYFCPSCQRLRKPKPKPATA, encoded by the coding sequence GTGCCTGAGCTGCCAGAAGTCGAAACCGCGCGTCGAATTGTCGAACGCGAGCTCGTTGGACGTCGCATCACGGCCGTCGAGTTGCGGCTGCCTAAGCTCTTCCGTGATACGGAGATTCCCGACCCACAGGTCATGCTGGGGCACCGCGTCGTCGGGGCGCGACGGAGAGCCAAAGTGCTCACGATCGATCTCGATGGCGATCTTTCGCTGATGGTCCATTTCAAACTGGCGGGTCAGCTGGCCATCATCCGGCCAGATGGTCGCCGCGCGATTGCCGGGCACCCGGTTCCCAAACCCGACGGCGACTATCCCCACAAGGCGACGCATTTCGATCTGCGATTCGACGATGGCACGATCGCCTGGTTCAGCGATATCCGGCAATTCGGCTGGTACCGCCTGATGCCCTCGGACCATGTCGCAAACGCGATCGAGGCGTTTTCGTTTGGTCCGGAGGGCACAGGAGAATCATCGATCACGACCGAGCAGCTGTATGCGGCCCTGCAACGGCGGAGCATCCCGATCAAGCAGGCGATCCTGGACCAGTCCGTTGTGGCCGGAGTGGGCAATATCTATGCCGATGAAGCGCTCTTCCGGGCGCGGATCCACCCGCAACAACCGGCCAACAGCTTGAGCAAACAGGCGGTCGACCGGTTGCGCGAAGCGATCGGATGGGCGCTGGAGATGGGTATCGCCCAGGGTGGCGCCAAGATCATCCACCAGCGCGCCTATCCGGTGGACGGTTTCCCAGCCGTTCACGGACGGGAAGGCGAACCGTGTGTCGGGTGCGGGGGGACCGTGAAAAAGATCACGGTCGCCACCCGCGGCACCTATTTCTGTCCCAGTTGCCAGCGGCTCCGCAAGCCGAAGCCGAAACCAGCTACGGCCTGA
- a CDS encoding M42 family metallopeptidase, producing the protein MEQRAFEFLRRLLDAPGPSGFESRPSRVWREEAATFADEVDRDVLGSSWARLKKEGAPVMVIEGHIDEIGLMVTLIDENGYLLFDAIGGWDTQVIIGQRMIVMGRNGDITGVVGRKAPHGMSAEDKNRVPELRDLWIDIGASGKEDAESRVEIGDPIVIDAPFRQLTDDLVVARSLDNRVGSFVALEALRLLADDRPAFDTYALVATQEEIAFAGAHAATFRLSPTAAIVIDVTHATDYPGADKWRNGDIKMAKGPVLGRGSATNEVVYRALNDYAAANDLPVQRQGNPRSSGTDADAMYLTGAGTAAGLVSIPNRYMHSPNETVSLTDLDSAAKLIAGFIKSLPADFEFRP; encoded by the coding sequence GTGGAGCAACGTGCATTTGAGTTTCTTCGCCGTTTGCTGGATGCGCCCGGACCATCCGGTTTCGAATCTCGCCCATCGCGCGTTTGGCGGGAAGAAGCGGCAACCTTTGCCGATGAGGTCGACCGGGATGTGCTGGGAAGCTCCTGGGCGCGCCTGAAGAAAGAGGGCGCCCCGGTAATGGTCATCGAAGGGCACATCGACGAGATCGGCCTCATGGTCACACTCATCGATGAGAACGGCTACCTCCTCTTCGATGCGATCGGCGGATGGGACACGCAGGTCATCATCGGGCAACGGATGATCGTCATGGGCCGCAATGGAGACATCACCGGCGTGGTGGGCCGCAAGGCGCCACACGGCATGTCCGCCGAAGACAAGAACCGCGTGCCGGAACTGCGCGACCTGTGGATCGACATTGGCGCCTCCGGCAAGGAAGACGCAGAGTCTCGGGTCGAGATCGGCGATCCTATCGTCATCGATGCTCCGTTCAGGCAGCTGACAGATGATCTCGTCGTCGCGCGCAGTCTGGACAACCGGGTGGGATCGTTCGTCGCCCTGGAAGCGCTGCGGCTGCTGGCTGACGATCGCCCCGCGTTCGATACCTACGCACTCGTCGCCACGCAAGAAGAAATCGCTTTCGCCGGGGCACATGCGGCCACATTCCGACTGAGTCCCACTGCAGCGATCGTGATCGACGTCACCCACGCCACCGACTATCCCGGTGCAGACAAGTGGCGCAACGGCGATATCAAAATGGCGAAGGGACCGGTGCTTGGGCGCGGTTCGGCAACGAACGAGGTGGTCTACCGGGCGCTGAACGACTACGCCGCCGCGAACGACCTGCCGGTGCAGCGACAGGGCAACCCGCGCAGCAGCGGAACTGATGCGGACGCGATGTATCTCACGGGAGCGGGCACCGCGGCCGGACTCGTCTCGATTCCCAATCGCTATATGCACTCGCCGAACGAAACGGTCAGCCTCACCGACCTCGACAGCGCGGCGAAACTGATCGCTGGATTCATCAAGTCGCTGCCGGCCGATTTCGAGTTCAGGCCGTAG